ATTAACTGGTAATTCAAATATTTCAGAAATACGAAAGGCTAAATCCAAACTTGGATTGTATTCTTCACGCTCTAAATAACCAATTGTTTGAAAATTAACTCCAATTTTATCCGCAAGTTCTTTTCGTGTTAATGATTTCTCTTTGCGAAGAGTTGCAATTCT
The sequence above is a segment of the Bacteroidales bacterium genome. Coding sequences within it:
- a CDS encoding helix-turn-helix transcriptional regulator, with protein sequence MESRKIYNRIATLRKEKSLTRKELADKIGVNFQTIGYLEREEYNPSLDLAFRISEIFELPVNIIFSTEPLKPLSQLLTEKS